In Truepera sp., the sequence TCATCTTCGTCGTCTGGCCGCCACCCGACAGCGTCCTCCACTTCTTCCAGCTGTTCCAGCAGAACTGGCTCCTGGGCCTTCTGAGCCTGGACCTCCTGTACTTGTTGCAGAACTCGCTTGTCGTCCTGGTTTACCTCGCGCTCTACGTTGCACTCAGGCGCGTCGATGAGGCGCTAATGAGCGTCGCTCTCGTCCTCGGCCTCGTTGGCATGGCGGCCTACTTCGCGTCGAACACGGCTTTCGAGATGCTCGCACTGAGCAACGGCTACGCTTCGGCGGCGACGGCCGCAGAGGGACAGCCCTTCCTTGCGGCAGGCCAGGCGATGCTAGCGGTATATAGGGGTACGGCCTTCGACGTGTACTACGTGCTGAACGCCGTCGCCCTACTCATGACTTCCGCAGTGATGCTCCGAAGCGGCTTCTTCAGCAGGAGCACCGCCTATTGGGGCCTGCTGGCGGGCGCGCTGATGGTGGTGCCTTCGACAGCGGGCACCACCGGCCTCATCCTCGCCGTCGCCTCACTCGTTCCATGGGCCGTGTTCGCGGTGTTGGTCGCTCTGAGGCTCTTCCGGCTGAGCAGGATACCTGGCGACGAAAGCTGATGATCGCGACGCAAGCACGAAGGGCCGGTGCAGTTGACGGCGACCCCAGCCGACTGCCTCGTTGCCCGCAACGTAAAGCGCTAGGGTCGAGAGGTGCAGCATGAACGCATTGGTCGTTTACGATTCGCAGTACGGCAACACCGAACGCCTCGCGGAGGCCATCGGCGAAGCACTCGCCCCTTGCGGCGTGGTGCGGGTGAGCAAGGTGACGCCGGAGCAACTCACGGGCCTGGACGTGCTCGTGGTCGGGTCGCCGACTCAGCGGTTCCGGCCCACGCCGGCAGTCAGCGCTTTCCTCGCAAGTGTACCGGCGGCCGGCCTGAGAGGTGTTCGGGTAGCCGCCTTCGACACGCGCTTCTCCGCCCAGAGGGCGAGGTCGATGTCGGCGGTGCTTGGTTTCGTCGTCAGGCTCCTTGGCCCGTCCGCTTATGCGGCTACTCACTTGGCGAAACAGCTCGAGCAGAGAGGCGGCACCTTGATCGCGCCCCCCGAAGGCTTCCGCGTGACTGATGCGGAGGGGCCCTTGGAAGAGGGTGAACTCGAGCGCGCCGCGAGCTGGGGAGCGAAGCTCCGTCTCGCTCCGGAACCGCTGGGTCCGCGACACGACCACGTGGTTCCCGGCCCGGGCGGCGGTAAGGCCCAAGCCCGCTCCCAGCATTCTGGACGTGGTTAGGTAAGCAATGAGAATCGCCCTGATCGTCCTCGGCGCTGCCCTGCTGTTATTCATCATCGGCTGGACAGGGCTGCAGATACGGCCGCAGCCGTTCCAGCCTTTCGCACTCTCGTCCCAACCAGCGCCAACACCAGAAACGCCGACGCAGACGGGGCCAGCGGCGCAGCCCGTTACCGCCCCCCTACCGACGGGTCTGCCCGCCCCGGTCGAGCGCTTCTACCAAGGACTCTTCGGGGCCGGCGTTCCCCTCATCGACAGTGCGGTGGTGAGCGGTCGCGCGACCATGCGCATCAAGGGCGTCACGTTCCCGGCGCGCTTCCGCTTCTACCACGAGGCCGGCCAGGGCTACCGCCACTACATCGAGGCGACGGTGTTCGGTCTGCCGCTGATGAAGGTGAACGAGACGTTTCTGGATGGCAAGAGCCGCCTCGCGCTGCCCTTCGGCGTGACCGAGAACGAACCCAAGATCGACCAGGCCGCCAACCTCGCGTTGTGGGCCGAGGCCGTTTGGTTCCCGTCCTTGTGGGTAACCGATCCGCGGGTGCGCTGGGAGCCGATCGACGACGCCACCGCGGTGTTGGTCGTACCCTTCGGCGAGGAGCAGGAGCGCTTCGTGGCGCGCTTCGATCCGCAGGACGGCACGTTGCGCATGCTCGAGTCGATGCGTTACAAGGGTGAGGCGAGTGAAGGCAAGACGCTGTGGCTCAACGAGGTGCGGGCTTGGGCCGACGTGAGCGGCCACCACCTCCCCGTCCTCAGCGCACTCACCTGGCTCGATGACGGCAGCCCGTGGGCCGTTTTCACGGTCGAGGACGTAGCCTACAACGTCGACGTGGCCGGCTACCTGAAGGCAGACGGCCCCTGAAACGTCAGACAGCACTTGCAGCCTGGCGGAGTTGAGCGCTCAATTCGGTTTGGTCGCGACACTCACGATCCCCGGCGCCAAGCGCGCGGGCCGCAACCCTCGCAACGAACTCCCCAAGTAGAAGTCGCCCTTCTCCAAGTTGGCCAGGCTTACCTCGGCCTCCACGCACTCGCCGGTGGCGATTAGCGCTCCGCGAAGCACGCCCGGCAGCGCCCCCGCGCTCACGGGCGGCGTGACCAGAATTGCGCCCCGGCGCACGAACACGTTCGATATCGCCCCTTCGGCCACGTTGTCGCGCAGGTTGAGGAAGACGATGTCAGCCAGCCCGAGGACCGCAGCCTTCTTAGAGGCCAGGTCGTACACTTCGCGCGCCGTCGTCTTGTGGCGCCTCAGAGGGTCGTCCTCGTTCACCCGCTCGAACGCCACGCCCACGTCCAGCACGCTGCTCGTGGCCGAAGCCAGCGGGGAGCTCGTGAGGTGCAGCGCCCCGGACCTGGTCACCAGGAGCCGCACCCGCGTGGGCCCCTCGAAGTGCTGAGCGGCTGCAAGAAGGCAGGCGCGCGCCTCGGTTGCCGAGAAGTCGATGCTCAAGTAGTTACATGCGCGAGTGAGACGAGAGAGGTGTGCGCGCAAGCGTACGAAGCCTCCCGCCTCGGCGGCGGGTGCCCCCGCCTCCCACCGTAGGGTCTCGAAGGGTTCGGGCGCTCCTGGCATGGACGAGGACAGGTTAGCGCGCACGGTGGCGGTCGTGTTCGGGCAGAGAAGCCTCGTCCTCGGGCTCAGTCGTGGCGCGGTCGATGGCCGGCGCCGACCGGTGCGAGAATGACCGCCGTGAGCATGACCGCCGTGGGACTGACCGCCGTGACACGGAACCATTTGCCGGGCGTCGGCAGAAGGCGCCTCTTGGATGACGGCGGGTAGGGGTAGNNNNNNNNNNNNNNNNNNNNNNNNNNNNNNNNNNNNNNNNNNNNNNNNNNNNNNNNNNNNNNNNNNNNNNNNNNNNNNNNNNNNNNNNNNNNNNNNNNNNNNNNNNNNNNNNNNNNNNNNNNNNNNNNNNNNNNNNNNNNNNNNNNNNNNNNNNNNNNNNNNNNNNNNNNNNNNNNNNNNNNNNNNNNNNNNNNNNNNNNNNNNNNNNNNNNNNNNNNNNNNNNNNNNNNNNNNNNNNNNNNNNNNNNNNNNNNNNNNNNNNNNNNNNNNNNNNNNNNNNNNNNNNNNNNNNNNNNNNNNNNNNNNNNNNNNNNNNNNNNNNNNNNNNNNNNNNNNNNNNNNNNNNNNNNNNNNNNNNNNNNNNNNNNNNNNNNNNNNNNNNNNNNNNNNNNNNNNNNNNNNNNNNNNNNNNNNNNNNNNNNNNNNNNNNNNNNNNNNNNNNNNNNNNNNNNNNNNNNNNNNNNNNNNNNNNNNNNNNNNNNNNNNNNNNNNNNNNNNNNNNNNNNNNNNNNNNNNNNNNNNNNNNNNNNNNNNNNNNNNNNNNNNNNNNNNNNNNNNNNNNNNNNNNNNNNNNNNNNNNNNNNNNNNNNNNNNNNNNNNNNNNNNNNNNNNNNNNNNNNNNNNNNNNNNNNNNNNNNNNNNNNNNNNNNNNNNNNNNNNNNNNNNNNNNNNNNNNNNNNNNNNNNNNNNNNNNNNNNNNNNNNNNNNNNNNNNNNNNNNNNNNNNNNNNNNNNNNNNNNNNNNNNNNNNNNNNNNNNNNNNNNNNNNNNNNNNNNNNNNNNNNNNNNNNNNNNNNNNNNNNNNNNNNNNNNNNNNNNNNNNNNNNNNNNNNNNNNNNNNNNNNNNNNNNNNNNNNNNNNNNNNNNNNNNNNNNNNNNNNNNNNNNNNNNNNNNNNNNNNNNNNNNNNNNNNNNNNNNNNNNNNNNNNNNNNNNNNNNNNNNNNNNNNNNNNNNNNNNNNNNNNNNNNNNNNNNNNNNNNNNNNNNNNNNNNNNNNNNNNNNNNNNNNNNNNNNNNNNNNNNNNNNNNNNNNNNNNNNNNNNNNNNNNNNNNNNNNNNNNNNNNNNNNNNNNNNNNNNNNNNNNNNNNNNNNNNNNNNNNNNNNNNNNNNNNNNNNNNNNNNNNNNNNNNNNNNNNNNNNNNNNNNNNNNNNNNNNNNNNNNNNNNNNNNNNNNNNNNNNNNNNNNNNNNNNNNNNNNNNNNNNNNNNNNNNNNNNNNNNNNNNNNNNNNNNNNNNNNNNNNNNNNNNNNNNNNNNNNNNNNNNNNNNNNNNNNNNNNNNNNNNNNNNNNNNNNNNNNNNNNNNNNNNNNNNNNNNNNNNNNNNNNNNNNNNNNNNNNNNNNNNNNNNNNNNNNNNNNNNNNNNNNNNNNNNNNNNNNNNNNNNNNNNNNNNNNNNNNNNNNNNNNNNNNNNNNNNNNNNNNNNNNNNNNNNNNNNNNNNNNNNNNNNNNNNNNNNNNNNNNNNNNNNNNNNNNNNNNNNNNNNNNNNNNNNNNNNNNNNNNNNNNNNNNNNNNNNNNNNNNNNNNNNNNNNNNNNNNNNNNNNNNNNNNNNNNNNNNNNNNNNNNNNNNNNNNNNNNNNNNNNNNNNNNNNNNNNNNNNNNNNNNNNNNNNNNNNNNNNNNNNNNNNNNNNNNNNNNNNNNNNNNNNNNNNNNNNNNNNNNNNNNNNNNNNNNNNNNNNNNNNNNNNNNNNNNNNNNNNNNNNNNNNNNNNNNNNNNNNNNNNNNNNNNNNNNNNNNNNNNNNNNNNNNNNNNNNNNNNNNNNNNNNNNNNNNNNNNNNNNNNNNNNNNNNNNNNNNNNNNNNNNNNNNNNNNNNNNNNNNNNNNNNNNNNNNNNNNNNNNNNNNNNNNNNNNNNNNNNNNNNNNNNNNNNNNNNNNNNNNNNNNNNNNNNNNNNNNNNNNNNNNNNNNNNNNNNNNNNNNNNNNNNNNNNNNNNNNNNNNNNNNNNNNNNNNNNNNNNNNNNNNNNNNNNNNNNNNNNNNNNNNNNNNNNNNNNNNNNNNNNNNNNNNNNNNNNNNNNNNNNNNNNNNNNNNNNNNNNNNNNNNNNNNNNNNNNNNNNNNNNNNNNNNNNNNNNNNNNNNNNNNNNNNNNNNNNNNNNNNNNNNNNNNNNNNNNNNNNNNNNNNNNNNNNNNNNNNNNNNNNNNNNNNNNNNNNNNNNNNNNNNNNNNNNNNNNNNNNNNNNNNNNNNNNNNNNNNNNNNNNNNNNNNNNNNNNNNNNNNNNNNNNNNNNNNNNNNNNNNNNNNNNNNNNNNNNNNNNNNNNNNNNNNNNNNNNNNNNNNNNNNNNNNNNNNNNNNNNNNNNNNNNNNNNNNNNNNNNNNNNNNNNNNNNNNNNNNNNNNNNNNNNNNNNNNNNNNNNNNNNNNNNNNNNNNNNNNNNNNNNNNNNNNNNNNNNNNNNNNNNNNNNNNNNNNNNNNNNNNNNNNNNNNNNNNNNNNNNNNNNNNNNNNNNNNNNNNNNNNNNNNNNNNNNNNNNNNNNNNNNNNNNNNNNNNNNNNNNNNNNNNNNNNNNNNNNNNNNNNNNNNNNNNNNNNNNNNNNNNNNNNNNNNNNNNNNNNNNNNNNNNNNNNNNNNNNNNNNNNNNNNNNNNNNNNNNNNNNNNNNNNNNNNNNNNNNNNNNNNNNNNNNNNNNNNNNNNNNNNNNNNNNNNNNNNNNNNNNNNNNNNNNNNNNNNNNNNNNNNNNNNNNNNNNNNNNNNNNNNNNNNNNNNNNNNNNNNNNNNNNNNNNNNNNNNNNNNNNNNNNNNNNNNNNNNNNNNNNNNNNNNNNNNNNNNNNNNNNNNNNNNNNNNNNNNNNNNNNNNNNNNNNNNNNNNNNNNNNNNNNNNNNNNNNNNNNNNNNNNNNNNNNNNNNNNNNNNNNNNNNNNNNNNNNNNNNNNNNNNNNNNNNNNNNNNNNNNNNNNNNNNNNNNNNNNNNNNNNNNNNNNNNNNNNNNNNNNNNNNNNNNNNNNNNNNNNNNNNNNNNNNNNNNNNNNNNNNNNNNNNNNNNNNNNNNNNNNNNNNNNNNNNNNNNNNNNNNNNNNNNNNNNNNNNNNNNNNNNNNNNNNNNNNNNNNNNNNNNNNNNNNNNNNNNNNNNNNNNNNNNNNNNNNNNNNNNNNNNNNNNNNNNNNNNNNNNNNNNNNNNNNNNNNNNNNNNNNNNNNNNNNNNNNNNNNNNNNNNNNNNNNNNNNNNNNNNNNNNNNNNNNNNNNNNNNNNNNNNNNNNNNNNNNNNNNNNNNNNNNNNNNNNNNNNNNNNNNNNNNNNNNNNNNNNNNNNNNNNNNNNNNNNNNNNNNNNNNNNNNNNNNNNNNNNNNNNNNNNNNNNNNNNNNNNNNNNNNNNNNNNNNNNNNNNNNNNNNNNNNNNNNNNNNNNNNNNNNNNNNNNNNNNNNNNNNNNNNNNNNNNNNNNNNNNNNNNNNNNNNNNNNNNNNNNNNNNNNNNNNNNNNNNNNNNNNNNNNNNNNNNNNNNNNNNNNNNNNNNNNNNNNNNNNNNNNNNNNNNNNNNNNNNNNNNNNNNNNNNNNNNNNNNNNNNNNNNNNNNNNNNNNNNNNNNNNNNNNNNNNNNNNNNNNNNNNNNNNNNNNNNNNNNNNNNNNNNNNNNNNNNNNNNNNNNNNNNNNNNNNNNNNNNNNNNNNNNNNNNNNNNNNNNNNNNNNNNNNNNNNNNNNNNNNNNNNNNNNNNNNNNNNNNNNNNNNNNNNNNNNNNNNNNNNNNNNNNNNNNNNNNNNNNNNNNNNNNNNNNNNNNNNNNNNNNNNNNNNNNNNNNNNNNNNNNNNNNNNNNNNNNNNNNNNNNNNNNNNNNNNNNNNNNNNNNNNNNNNNNNNNNNNNNNNNNNNNNNNNNNNNNNNNNNNNNNNNNNNNNNNNNNNNNNNNNNNNNNNNNNNNNNNNNNNNNNNNNNNNNNNNNNNNNNNNNNNNNNNNNNNNNNNNNNNNNNNNNNNNNNNNNNNNNNNNNNNNNNNNNNNNNNNNNNNNNNNNNNNNNNNNNNNNNNNNNNNNNNNNNNNNNNNNNNNNNNNNNNNNNNNNNNNNNNNNNNNNNNNNNNNNNNNNNNNNNNNNNNNNNNNNNNNNNNNNNNNNNNNNNNNNNNNNNNNNNNNNNNNNNNNNNNNNNNNNNNNNNNNNNNNNNNNNNNNNNNNNNNNNNNNNNNNNNNNNNNNNNNNNNNNNNNNNNNNNNNNNNNNNNNNNNNNNNNNNNNNNNNNNNNNNNNNNNNNNNNNNNNNNNNNNNNNNNNNNNNNNNNNNNNNNNNNNNNNNNNNNNNNNNNNNNNNNNNNNNNNNNNNNNNNNNNNNNNNNNNNNNNNNNNNNNNNNNNNNNNNNNNNNNNNNNNNNNNNNNNNNNNNNNNNNNNNNNNNNNNNNNNNNNNNNNNNNNNNNNNNNNNNNNNNNNNNNNNNNNNNNNNNNNNNNNNNNNNNNNNNNNNNNNNNNNNNNNNNNNNNNNNNNNNNNNGGGTCGATGCCGTAGGTGTTCTTGAGGGTGACGTAGGGGAACTGGTAGCCGGAGGCGGAGCCGGGGTCGACGAAGGCGATGGTCTTGCCGCGGAGTTGCTCGAAGGTCGTGATGCCGCTGTCGCAGCGGACGT encodes:
- a CDS encoding DUF4386 family protein, with amino-acid sequence MFSNRRQTDETRAAPAESRWHRLYRVGAVAALIGVGLIPVQMVIFVVWPPPDSVLHFFQLFQQNWLLGLLSLDLLYLLQNSLVVLVYLALYVALRRVDEALMSVALVLGLVGMAAYFASNTAFEMLALSNGYASAATAAEGQPFLAAGQAMLAVYRGTAFDVYYVLNAVALLMTSAVMLRSGFFSRSTAYWGLLAGALMVVPSTAGTTGLILAVASLVPWAVFAVLVALRLFRLSRIPGDES
- a CDS encoding flavodoxin domain-containing protein — its product is MNALVVYDSQYGNTERLAEAIGEALAPCGVVRVSKVTPEQLTGLDVLVVGSPTQRFRPTPAVSAFLASVPAAGLRGVRVAAFDTRFSAQRARSMSAVLGFVVRLLGPSAYAATHLAKQLEQRGGTLIAPPEGFRVTDAEGPLEEGELERAASWGAKLRLAPEPLGPRHDHVVPGPGGGKAQARSQHSGRG
- a CDS encoding aminotransferase class IV; the encoded protein is MVPCHGGQSHGGHAHGGHSRTGRRRPSTAPRLSPRTRLLCPNTTATVRANLSSSMPGAPEPFETLRWEAGAPAAEAGGFVRLRAHLSRLTRACNYLSIDFSATEARACLLAAAQHFEGPTRVRLLVTRSGALHLTSSPLASATSSVLDVGVAFERVNEDDPLRRHKTTAREVYDLASKKAAVLGLADIVFLNLRDNVAEGAISNVFVRRGAILVTPPVSAGALPGVLRGALIATGECVEAEVSLANLEKGDFYLGSSLRGLRPARLAPGIVSVATKPN